One region of Oxalobacteraceae bacterium OTU3CAMAD1 genomic DNA includes:
- a CDS encoding flagellar protein FlaG: MTIDTIGSATSARQADRAAVASDAATSLGAPRAPATTVETASAVKGPANVPSAEQLKEAVSQLNKASQDKSQGLEFSIDNDSKRTVVKVIDQTTKEVLRQIPTPEALEIAKALESKSSTAGLLIQQTA, from the coding sequence ATGACTATCGATACCATAGGCTCCGCCACTTCGGCCCGCCAAGCCGATCGCGCTGCCGTCGCCAGCGATGCCGCAACGTCGCTGGGCGCCCCGCGCGCGCCGGCCACCACCGTCGAAACCGCCAGCGCCGTCAAGGGTCCGGCCAACGTGCCGAGCGCCGAGCAGCTCAAAGAGGCCGTGTCGCAGCTTAACAAGGCGTCCCAGGACAAGTCGCAAGGCCTGGAGTTCTCCATCGACAATGACAGCAAGCGCACCGTCGTCAAGGTGATCGACCAGACCACCAAGGAAGTGTTGCGCCAGATTCCGACCCCGGAAGCGCTGGAAATTGCCAAGGCGCTGGAATCGAAATCCAGCACAGCCGGCTTGCTGATCCAGCAAACCGCATGA
- a CDS encoding flagellin: protein MAQVINSNIASLNSQRNLSTSQASLSTSLQRLSSGLRINSAKDDAAGLAISERFSSQIRGNQQAARNANDGISLAQTAEGGLSTAGDLLQRIRELAVQSANGTNSDSDRKSIQNEVSALSQELDRVANTTQFNGQNVLDGSLTSAQFQVGANANQTINVGVQSARATDIGNNTLKSVMDGTATNSSASTTTGANVIAQQDMTFTSGTGTSTVVKVEAGQSAKKIAASVNALSNSSGVKAEASTTATIAGAAGAKIADGSIQFQLRGDNSVENDANSTAVTISANVKGGDLSALAQAINAQVGTTGVSASIKTNATTGFKEVQLSNSSGADIQITNTNVVSGTNVDSLSGASLRGADKPASGATAAVEGNVSTIGAGATTNGAQATVGGSLKFSSDSGFTLASTGTDIVATSAGSELQSVSKIDVSTVAGSNAALSTIDSALNQINSNRAALGAIQNRFASTIANLNTTTENLSASRSRIQDTDFAAETATLTRGQILQQAGTAMLAQANSLPNGVLSLLRG, encoded by the coding sequence ATGGCACAAGTCATCAATAGCAACATCGCATCGCTGAACTCGCAACGTAACCTGAGCACCTCGCAAGCGTCCCTGTCGACCTCGTTGCAACGTCTGTCTTCCGGCCTGCGCATCAACAGCGCCAAGGACGATGCCGCCGGTCTGGCCATTTCCGAGCGCTTCTCGTCGCAGATTCGCGGTAACCAACAGGCTGCGCGTAACGCCAACGACGGTATCTCGCTGGCTCAAACGGCCGAGGGTGGCTTGAGCACTGCTGGCGATCTGCTGCAACGTATCCGCGAACTGGCTGTCCAGTCCGCCAACGGCACCAACTCCGATTCCGACCGCAAATCGATCCAGAACGAAGTATCGGCCCTGTCGCAAGAGCTGGACCGCGTTGCCAACACCACGCAGTTCAACGGCCAGAACGTGCTGGACGGCTCGCTGACCTCGGCTCAGTTCCAAGTCGGCGCCAACGCCAACCAAACCATCAACGTTGGCGTGCAATCGGCCCGCGCCACCGATATCGGCAACAACACGCTCAAATCGGTCATGGACGGCACCGCCACTAACTCGTCGGCATCGACCACCACGGGCGCCAACGTGATCGCCCAGCAGGATATGACGTTCACGTCGGGCACGGGCACCAGCACCGTCGTCAAAGTCGAAGCCGGCCAAAGCGCCAAGAAGATTGCTGCCAGCGTCAATGCGCTGTCCAATTCGAGCGGCGTCAAAGCCGAGGCAAGCACCACCGCCACCATCGCCGGCGCCGCTGGCGCCAAGATCGCCGACGGTTCCATCCAGTTCCAACTGCGTGGCGACAACTCGGTCGAGAACGACGCCAATTCAACCGCCGTCACCATCTCGGCCAACGTCAAAGGCGGCGACCTGTCGGCCCTGGCACAGGCGATCAACGCCCAAGTCGGCACCACCGGCGTCAGCGCCTCGATCAAGACCAATGCGACGACTGGTTTCAAGGAAGTCCAACTGTCGAACTCGTCCGGCGCAGACATTCAGATCACCAACACCAACGTGGTCTCGGGCACCAATGTCGATTCGCTGTCCGGCGCATCGCTGCGTGGCGCAGACAAACCAGCCAGCGGCGCAACCGCTGCGGTCGAAGGCAACGTCTCGACGATCGGCGCCGGCGCTACGACCAATGGCGCGCAAGCGACCGTGGGCGGCAGCCTGAAGTTCTCGTCGGATAGCGGCTTCACCTTGGCCTCGACCGGCACCGACATCGTTGCCACGTCGGCTGGTTCGGAACTGCAGTCGGTGTCGAAGATCGACGTCAGCACGGTGGCCGGTTCGAACGCCGCTCTGTCGACGATCGACTCGGCGCTGAACCAGATCAACAGCAACCGCGCCGCGCTCGGTGCGATCCAGAACCGTTTCGCCTCGACCATCGCTAACCTGAACACGACGACGGAAAACCTGTCCGCTTCGCGTAGCCGGATTCAGGATACCGACTTCGCTGCGGAAACGGCAACCCTGACCCGTGGTCAGATTCTGCAACAGGCTGGTACCGCGATGCTGGCCCAGGCCAACTCGCTGCCGAACGGCGTGCTGTCGCTGCTGCGTGGTTAA
- a CDS encoding diguanylate cyclase — MSKPSTPEQNPADIAREAFKRLAVRRIAPTPEAYRDIYNEIAGITEPAAAATPAAQAPLGSVDPGPESVLSQFATRLTENTGDLADFGRRFNRAVKTRDWEGYAKTLSQLVERHFVAKKGIEIAGVDTDDDQSRVLRDLLSRTLTFAVASLLSGAPVLVAEAESLGAATKLAHSEEALSEIGLRLKQLCFQIELRGGDSGEQQELLLRLFKLLLENVSELLDDDSWLRGQIESVQNLIAGPLDVRALEEATRSLKEVIYKQGQLKHSLSDVKLTVKNMMMTFIDRLSQVAASTGDFHEKIGGYSEKISKADNISELNSILDEVLKETRLVQSEALKARDKMVLARQEVQDAETRIHALEAKLQHLSELVREDQLTGSLNRRGLDDVFERETARADRRGTPLCIAILDLDDFKKLNDTYGHIAGDAALKHLVKIVKDTLRSMDVIARFGGEEFLILMPETSVEAAATTMTRLQRELTKHFFLHDNEKVLITFSAGVALRRPNEEQTELVKRADKAMYTAKQTGKNRVVTAE, encoded by the coding sequence ATGTCCAAACCATCCACTCCCGAGCAGAATCCGGCCGACATCGCGCGCGAGGCGTTCAAGCGCCTGGCCGTGCGGCGCATCGCGCCGACGCCGGAAGCGTACCGGGATATCTATAACGAGATCGCCGGCATCACCGAGCCGGCCGCCGCCGCGACCCCGGCCGCCCAGGCACCGCTTGGCAGCGTCGATCCCGGCCCGGAATCTGTGCTGAGCCAGTTCGCCACCCGCCTGACCGAAAACACTGGCGACCTGGCCGACTTCGGCCGCCGCTTCAACCGCGCCGTCAAGACGCGCGACTGGGAAGGCTACGCCAAGACGCTGTCGCAGCTGGTCGAGCGCCATTTCGTCGCCAAAAAAGGCATCGAGATCGCCGGCGTCGACACCGACGACGACCAGAGCCGCGTACTGCGCGACCTGCTGAGCCGCACCCTGACCTTCGCCGTCGCCTCGCTGCTGAGCGGCGCGCCCGTGCTCGTGGCCGAGGCCGAATCGCTGGGCGCGGCCACCAAGCTGGCCCACAGCGAGGAGGCGCTCTCCGAGATCGGCCTGCGCCTGAAACAATTGTGCTTCCAGATCGAACTGCGCGGCGGCGACAGCGGCGAGCAGCAGGAATTGCTGCTGCGCCTGTTCAAGCTGCTGCTGGAGAACGTCAGCGAGCTGCTCGACGACGACAGCTGGCTGCGCGGCCAGATCGAATCGGTGCAGAACCTGATCGCCGGCCCGCTCGACGTGCGCGCGCTGGAGGAAGCCACGCGCAGCCTCAAAGAAGTCATCTATAAGCAGGGCCAGCTCAAGCACAGCCTGTCGGACGTCAAGCTCACCGTCAAGAACATGATGATGACCTTTATCGACCGCCTGAGCCAGGTCGCCGCCTCGACCGGCGACTTCCACGAGAAAATCGGCGGCTATTCGGAAAAGATCAGCAAGGCCGACAATATCTCCGAGCTCAACAGCATCCTCGACGAGGTGCTCAAGGAAACCCGCCTGGTGCAGAGCGAAGCCCTCAAGGCGCGCGACAAGATGGTATTGGCGCGCCAGGAGGTGCAGGACGCCGAGACGCGCATCCACGCGCTCGAAGCCAAGCTGCAGCATTTGAGCGAACTGGTGCGCGAAGACCAACTGACCGGCAGCCTCAACCGCCGTGGCCTGGACGACGTCTTCGAGCGCGAAACCGCCCGCGCCGACCGTCGCGGCACGCCGCTGTGCATCGCCATCCTCGACCTGGACGATTTTAAAAAGCTCAACGACACCTACGGCCACATCGCCGGCGACGCGGCGTTGAAGCACCTGGTCAAGATCGTCAAGGACACCCTGCGTTCGATGGACGTGATCGCCCGCTTCGGCGGCGAGGAATTCCTGATCCTGATGCCCGAAACCTCGGTCGAGGCGGCCGCCACCACGATGACCCGCCTGCAGCGCGAGCTGACCAAGCACTTCTTCCTGCACGATAACGAGAAGGTCTTGATCACGTTCTCGGCCGGGGTGGCGCTGCGCCGCCCCAACGAGGAGCAGACCGAACTGGTCAAGCGGGCCGACAAAGCGATGTACACTGCCAAACAGACCGGGAAGAACCGGGTGGTGACCGCAGAATAG
- a CDS encoding response regulator transcription factor — MTEKAIIKVFIADDHAIVREGLKQILAETRDIVVAGEAENGLDAVKLFRKSECQVMLLDISMPDRSGIEVLKQIKKEKPELAVLMLSMHREDQYAIRSLKAGASGYLTKQSAPRELVTAIRQVAGGLKYISPALAQELANHVGEDHEAPPHDTLSDREYQTLTMIASGKTVGMIAKELSLSVKTVSEYRARLLVKMKLKNSAELTHYAIKNQLIE; from the coding sequence ATGACAGAGAAAGCCATCATCAAGGTCTTCATCGCCGACGACCACGCCATCGTGCGGGAGGGCTTGAAACAAATCCTGGCGGAGACGCGCGACATCGTGGTGGCGGGCGAGGCCGAGAACGGCCTCGACGCCGTCAAGTTGTTCCGCAAGTCCGAGTGCCAGGTGATGCTGCTCGACATTTCGATGCCGGACCGCAGCGGCATCGAGGTGCTCAAGCAGATCAAGAAGGAAAAGCCGGAGCTGGCGGTGCTGATGCTGTCGATGCACCGAGAGGACCAGTACGCGATCCGCTCGCTCAAGGCCGGCGCGTCCGGCTACCTGACCAAACAAAGCGCGCCGCGCGAGCTGGTGACGGCGATCCGCCAGGTGGCCGGCGGCCTCAAATATATCAGCCCGGCCTTGGCGCAGGAGCTGGCCAACCACGTCGGCGAGGACCACGAGGCGCCGCCCCACGACACCCTGTCGGACCGCGAATACCAGACCCTGACGATGATCGCCTCCGGCAAGACGGTGGGCATGATCGCCAAGGAACTGTCGCTGTCGGTCAAGACCGTGAGCGAATACCGCGCGCGCCTGCTGGTCAAGATGAAACTGAAGAATAGTGCCGAATTGACGCACTATGCGATCAAAAACCAACTGATCGAGTAA
- a CDS encoding histidine kinase produces the protein MNAPSDNPNDSAALAAELAEVRARFDAIVSNTPGLVYQFVLHADGTVSFPYLSDGCLALLGVTAPELHAEPGRFLDLILPDDRRAYRDAMQASASAMWSWNWEGRIWVDAWKDVKWINLRATPHALPGGDVRWDGMMTNITESKLEQMEVRQSRARLAELSAHTDRVKEQERTRIAREIHDELGGNLTAIKMALAMLAARLDDADPALREKTDYVDALVDRTIDAVHRISLDLRPALLDLGLVAALEWQVKEFEKQAGVPSTFCANQRDIALDNDQATALFRIAQEALTNIAKHANATRVTVKLARLRHHVSLKITDDGRGIRQADRAKAASFGLRGMAERARALGGTLTLSHAAGGGTVVAIKIKQETARETLIAAAAGTTIAGENVTTVK, from the coding sequence ATGAACGCACCATCCGACAATCCCAACGACAGCGCAGCGCTGGCGGCCGAGCTGGCCGAGGTGCGCGCCCGCTTTGACGCCATCGTCTCCAACACGCCCGGCCTGGTCTACCAGTTCGTGTTGCACGCCGACGGCACCGTCTCCTTCCCCTACCTGAGCGACGGCTGCCTGGCCCTGCTGGGCGTGACGGCGCCCGAGCTGCACGCCGAGCCCGGCCGCTTCCTCGACCTGATCCTGCCCGACGACCGCCGCGCCTACCGCGACGCCATGCAGGCGTCGGCGTCGGCGATGTGGAGCTGGAACTGGGAGGGCCGCATCTGGGTCGACGCCTGGAAAGACGTCAAATGGATCAACCTGCGCGCCACGCCGCACGCGCTGCCCGGCGGCGACGTGCGCTGGGACGGCATGATGACCAACATCACCGAAAGCAAACTGGAGCAGATGGAAGTGCGCCAGTCGCGCGCCCGGCTGGCCGAGCTGAGCGCCCACACCGACCGCGTCAAGGAACAGGAGCGCACCCGCATCGCCCGCGAAATCCACGATGAGCTGGGCGGCAACCTGACCGCGATCAAGATGGCGCTGGCCATGCTGGCGGCCCGCCTCGACGACGCCGATCCGGCGCTGCGCGAAAAAACCGACTACGTCGACGCGCTGGTCGACCGCACCATCGACGCAGTGCACCGCATTTCGCTGGACCTGCGCCCCGCCCTGCTCGACCTTGGGCTGGTGGCGGCGCTCGAATGGCAGGTCAAGGAGTTCGAAAAACAGGCCGGGGTGCCGAGCACCTTCTGCGCCAACCAGCGCGACATCGCGCTCGACAACGACCAGGCCACGGCGCTGTTCCGCATCGCCCAGGAGGCGCTGACCAACATCGCCAAGCACGCCAACGCCACGCGGGTGACGGTCAAGCTGGCGCGGTTGCGGCACCACGTGTCGCTCAAAATCACCGACGACGGCCGCGGCATCCGCCAGGCGGACCGCGCCAAGGCGGCCTCGTTCGGGCTGCGCGGCATGGCCGAACGGGCCCGCGCCCTGGGCGGAACGTTGACGCTGAGCCACGCCGCCGGGGGCGGAACTGTTGTTGCCATCAAGATTAAACAAGAGACCGCGCGCGAAACGCTCATTGCGGCTGCGGCCGGCACTACAATAGCTGGAGAAAACGTTACCACTGTGAAATAA
- the greB gene encoding transcription elongation factor GreB, with protein sequence MNKAFVKESDGDDDEEAAALALAIPAGSKNYITPAGYQRIKDELLQLIDVDRPEVVRIVHWAASNGDRSENGDYIYGKRRLREIDRRIRFLTKRMDSAAIVDPSVHHGSDQIFFGATVTYCNQNDETRTITIVGIDELDPLNGKISWVAPVARALTKAREGDVITFQAPHGVEELEIMEVSYPAPTAD encoded by the coding sequence ATGAATAAAGCATTTGTCAAAGAATCGGACGGGGACGACGACGAGGAAGCCGCCGCGCTGGCGCTGGCCATCCCGGCCGGGTCGAAGAACTACATCACGCCGGCGGGCTATCAGCGCATCAAGGATGAGCTGCTGCAGCTGATCGACGTCGACCGGCCGGAGGTGGTGCGCATCGTGCACTGGGCGGCGTCGAACGGCGACCGCTCCGAGAACGGCGACTATATCTACGGCAAGCGGCGCCTGCGCGAGATCGACCGGCGCATCCGTTTCCTCACCAAGCGCATGGATTCGGCGGCCATCGTCGACCCCAGCGTGCACCATGGCAGCGACCAGATCTTCTTCGGCGCCACGGTCACCTATTGCAACCAGAACGACGAGACGCGCACGATCACCATCGTCGGCATCGACGAGCTCGATCCACTGAATGGCAAGATCAGCTGGGTGGCGCCGGTGGCGCGCGCGCTGACCAAGGCGCGCGAGGGGGATGTCATCACCTTCCAGGCGCCGCATGGGGTGGAGGAGCTTGAGATTATGGAGGTGAGTTATCCGGCGCCCACTGCTGATTAG
- a CDS encoding transposase: MPRRHRLVLPGVPLHVIQRGHDRQPCFLVDDDYRKFLNWLELHSRATQAKVHAYVLMTNHVHLLLSVIDVKSLACLMKSTTQDYSQYFNHRYRRCGAVWQGRYKSCVVQTEEYFLACQRYIELNPVRAGMVDYPGNYRWSSYRCNAEGRDDRIVTPHQLYRRLGMAPAARRQAYLGLFREKMTELAIGPIRSAINAEETL; the protein is encoded by the coding sequence ATGCCACGTCGCCATCGACTGGTACTGCCCGGGGTGCCGCTTCACGTCATCCAGCGCGGCCATGATCGGCAGCCGTGCTTCCTCGTCGACGATGACTACCGGAAGTTTTTGAACTGGCTAGAACTGCATTCTCGCGCCACTCAAGCCAAGGTCCACGCCTATGTTTTGATGACGAATCATGTGCACCTTCTGCTTTCGGTCATCGACGTCAAATCACTTGCGTGTCTGATGAAATCGACTACGCAAGACTATTCCCAGTATTTCAACCATCGCTACCGACGTTGCGGCGCGGTATGGCAGGGGCGATATAAGAGTTGCGTCGTGCAGACGGAGGAGTATTTTCTTGCGTGCCAGCGATATATTGAATTGAATCCGGTGCGCGCGGGTATGGTTGACTATCCGGGAAATTATCGGTGGTCGAGTTATCGCTGCAATGCTGAAGGGCGGGACGACAGAATCGTGACGCCGCACCAGTTGTATCGACGATTGGGCATGGCGCCGGCGGCGCGCCGCCAAGCATACCTTGGTCTGTTCAGGGAGAAAATGACCGAATTGGCGATCGGACCGATACGGTCCGCCATCAATGCTGAGGAAACGTTGTAA
- a CDS encoding bifunctional (p)ppGpp synthetase/guanosine-3',5'-bis(diphosphate) 3'-pyrophosphohydrolase: protein MNLIPADPTLSGKPRSKQPGKQPAKAPAAATSGANAGDSTVSTIASSAPAPVQPVISSSPLATPTLTAGVASVTHLTEKLAEYMTPADLKKVKEAYRFSDEMHLGQVRKSGEPYISHPIAVAEICADWKLDAQAIMAALLHDVMEDQDVKKDELIERFGAPVANLVDGLSKLEKIEFQSQIEAQAENFRKMLLAMASDVRVILIKLADRLHNMRTMEVMAPAKKARISSETMEVYVPIAHRLGLNNIYRELQDLSFSHLYPLRYRTLAKAVKAARGNRREVVSKILDSVKTTLQIADIEAEVYGREKTLYGIYKKMRSKHLSFSQVLDVYGFRVVVDSFPNCYVALGTLHSLYKPMPGKFKDYIAIRKLNGYQSLHTTLIGPYGTPVEFQIRTQEMHRTAESGVAAHWLYKNGESNLSDLQQRTHAWLQSLLDIQQQTGDSAEFLEHVKVDLFPDSVYVFTPKSKIIALPRGATPIDFAYSIHTGIGDHTIAVNINNEPASLRTELRNGDIVEIVTDSSSRPSPTWLSFVRTGKARSAIRHHLRTINLPESITLGQQLLSQALTSLGMSADLEDHLIDRLLNESSAKSLDELYADIGIGKRMAALVARHIFGLRGGESASAPVDHNSAAELDPVTICGSEGVSVQLAPCCLPIPGDSIVGQLRRDQGLLVHTNDCTLAKRQKIKEPDRWIAVKWGAELNRRFDSRIKLLINNEKGILARVAAEIGESDANITYVGMDEDKEHVLHQLRFTIQVKDRVHLAGLLRNVRRVVGVNRILRERS, encoded by the coding sequence ATGAATCTGATCCCCGCCGATCCGACATTAAGCGGCAAGCCCCGGTCCAAGCAACCGGGCAAGCAGCCGGCCAAAGCGCCGGCCGCAGCCACGTCGGGCGCCAACGCGGGCGACAGCACTGTCTCCACCATCGCCTCCTCCGCACCAGCCCCCGTTCAACCAGTGATTTCCTCGTCGCCCCTGGCCACGCCCACCCTGACCGCCGGCGTCGCATCCGTCACGCACCTGACCGAAAAACTGGCCGAGTACATGACACCCGCCGACCTCAAAAAGGTCAAGGAAGCGTACCGTTTCTCGGACGAGATGCACCTCGGGCAGGTGCGCAAATCGGGCGAGCCGTACATCTCGCATCCGATCGCCGTGGCCGAGATCTGCGCCGACTGGAAGCTCGACGCGCAAGCCATCATGGCCGCGCTGCTGCACGACGTGATGGAAGACCAGGACGTCAAAAAGGACGAGTTGATCGAGCGCTTCGGCGCGCCGGTCGCGAACCTCGTCGACGGCCTGTCGAAGCTGGAAAAAATCGAGTTCCAAAGCCAGATCGAGGCGCAGGCGGAGAACTTCCGCAAGATGCTGCTGGCGATGGCGTCGGACGTGCGCGTCATCCTCATCAAACTGGCCGACCGTCTGCACAATATGCGCACGATGGAGGTCATGGCGCCGGCCAAGAAGGCGCGCATCTCCAGCGAGACGATGGAAGTGTACGTGCCCATCGCGCACCGCCTCGGCCTGAACAACATCTACCGCGAGCTGCAGGACTTGTCGTTCTCGCATCTGTATCCGCTGCGCTACCGCACCCTGGCCAAGGCCGTGAAGGCGGCGCGCGGCAACCGCCGCGAAGTGGTGTCGAAGATCCTCGACTCGGTCAAGACGACGTTGCAGATCGCCGACATCGAGGCGGAGGTCTACGGCCGCGAAAAAACCCTGTACGGCATCTACAAGAAAATGCGCAGCAAGCACCTGTCGTTCTCGCAGGTGCTCGACGTCTACGGCTTCCGCGTGGTGGTCGACAGCTTCCCGAACTGCTATGTCGCGCTGGGCACCCTGCACTCGCTGTACAAGCCGATGCCGGGCAAGTTCAAGGACTACATCGCGATCCGCAAGTTGAACGGCTATCAGTCGCTGCACACGACCCTGATCGGCCCATACGGCACGCCGGTCGAGTTCCAGATCCGCACCCAGGAAATGCACCGCACCGCCGAATCGGGCGTGGCCGCGCATTGGCTGTACAAGAACGGCGAATCGAACCTGTCGGACCTGCAGCAGCGCACGCACGCGTGGCTGCAGTCGCTGCTCGACATCCAGCAGCAGACGGGCGACTCGGCCGAATTCCTCGAACACGTCAAGGTCGACCTGTTCCCCGATTCGGTGTACGTGTTCACGCCGAAGTCGAAGATCATCGCGCTGCCGCGCGGCGCCACGCCGATCGACTTCGCGTACTCGATCCACACCGGCATCGGCGACCACACGATCGCGGTCAACATCAACAACGAGCCGGCCTCGCTGCGCACGGAACTGCGCAACGGCGACATCGTCGAAATCGTCACCGACTCGTCGTCGCGCCCCAGTCCGACGTGGCTGTCGTTCGTCCGCACCGGCAAGGCGCGGTCGGCGATCCGCCACCATCTGCGCACCATCAACCTGCCGGAATCGATCACGCTCGGCCAGCAGCTGCTGTCGCAGGCGCTGACGTCGCTGGGCATGAGCGCCGACCTGGAAGACCACCTGATCGACCGGCTGCTCAACGAATCGAGCGCCAAGTCGCTCGACGAACTGTATGCCGACATCGGCATCGGCAAGCGCATGGCCGCGCTGGTGGCGCGCCACATCTTCGGCCTGCGCGGCGGCGAATCGGCCAGCGCGCCGGTGGACCACAACAGCGCCGCCGAACTCGATCCGGTGACGATCTGCGGCAGCGAGGGCGTGTCGGTGCAATTGGCGCCGTGCTGCCTGCCGATCCCGGGCGACTCGATCGTCGGCCAGCTGCGCCGCGACCAGGGCCTGCTGGTGCACACCAACGACTGCACCTTGGCCAAGCGCCAGAAAATCAAGGAACCGGACCGCTGGATCGCCGTCAAGTGGGGCGCGGAATTGAACCGTCGTTTCGACAGCCGCATCAAGCTGTTGATCAACAACGAAAAAGGCATCCTCGCGCGCGTCGCGGCGGAGATCGGCGAGTCCGACGCCAACATCACCTACGTCGGCATGGACGAGGACAAGGAACACGTGCTGCACCAGTTGCGCTTCACGATCCAGGTCAAGGACCGCGTGCACCTGGCGGGGCTGCTGCGCAACGTGCGCCGCGTGGTGGGCGTCAACCGCATCCTGCGCGAGCGCAGCTAG
- the rpoZ gene encoding DNA-directed RNA polymerase subunit omega gives MARITIEDCLKTIPNRFQLTLAATYRARQLLQGHTPKVEAKDKPTVVALREIAAGKVGLEMLKKVPM, from the coding sequence ATGGCCCGTATTACTATTGAAGATTGTCTCAAAACCATTCCAAACCGTTTCCAGCTGACCCTGGCCGCGACCTACCGCGCCCGCCAACTGCTGCAAGGCCACACCCCGAAAGTGGAAGCCAAGGACAAGCCGACCGTCGTCGCGCTGCGCGAAATCGCCGCCGGCAAGGTCGGTCTGGAAATGTTGAAAAAGGTCCCAATGTAA
- the gmk gene encoding guanylate kinase, with translation MSSSNAFAGSLFMVVAPSGAGKSTLVNALLAQEPTIKLSISTTTRAPRPGETHGKEYYFTNAEDFVARADAGEFLEWAEVHGNYYGTSRIMVEQQMKTGTDILLEIDWQGARQVKKQFPQAAGIFILPPSIDALEQRLKKRATDEAHVITRRLLAAGGEIAHAPEFEYAIINEEFAVALSELTAIVRAARCRFAQQAARNTSLFAQLGIHAE, from the coding sequence ATGAGCTCATCCAACGCATTCGCCGGCAGCCTGTTCATGGTGGTGGCGCCATCGGGCGCCGGCAAGTCGACGCTGGTCAACGCGCTGCTGGCGCAGGAACCGACGATCAAACTGTCGATTTCGACCACCACGCGCGCGCCGCGTCCGGGTGAAACCCACGGCAAGGAATACTACTTCACCAACGCCGAGGATTTCGTCGCGCGCGCCGACGCCGGCGAGTTCCTGGAGTGGGCCGAAGTGCACGGTAACTACTATGGCACCTCGCGCATCATGGTCGAACAGCAGATGAAAACCGGCACCGACATCCTGCTCGAAATCGACTGGCAGGGCGCGCGGCAGGTCAAGAAGCAGTTCCCGCAGGCGGCCGGCATTTTCATCCTGCCGCCGTCGATCGACGCGCTCGAACAGCGGCTCAAAAAACGCGCCACCGACGAGGCCCACGTGATCACGCGCAGACTGCTGGCGGCCGGCGGCGAAATCGCCCACGCTCCCGAGTTCGAGTATGCTATTATCAATGAAGAATTCGCGGTCGCCCTGTCTGAATTGACGGCGATTGTCAGAGCGGCCCGTTGCCGGTTTGCGCAACAAGCGGCACGCAACACCTCGCTATTTGCCCAATTGGGTATCCACGCTGAATAA
- a CDS encoding DUF72 domain-containing protein: MAASNAKSTLRVGIGGWDFAPWRETFYPKDVPQKKALEYASRHVTSIEINGTFYRTAKPEHFASWNAQTPDDFIFSVKASRYATNRKVLGEAGESIERFIGSGLAELGDKLGPLLWQLAPTKQFDPDDLEAFFKLLPTKLGTRKLRHVLDTRHDSFMCADYVKLARKYKVASVFTDSPKFPSFADVTSDFVYARLMNAQSEQVTGYTKPALKKWAAVAQQWQAGALPPELPYVEPPPSSAKAAGKARAVFVYFINGAKERAPAAAQHLIGLL, translated from the coding sequence ATGGCCGCATCGAACGCAAAATCGACACTCCGGGTAGGCATAGGCGGCTGGGATTTCGCGCCGTGGCGCGAGACGTTTTATCCCAAAGACGTGCCGCAAAAGAAGGCGCTCGAATACGCCAGCCGGCACGTCACCAGCATCGAGATCAACGGCACCTTCTACCGTACCGCCAAGCCCGAACACTTCGCCTCGTGGAACGCGCAAACGCCGGACGATTTCATCTTCTCCGTCAAGGCCAGCCGCTACGCCACCAACCGCAAGGTACTGGGCGAGGCGGGCGAATCGATCGAGCGCTTCATCGGCAGCGGCCTGGCGGAACTGGGCGACAAGCTCGGTCCCCTGCTGTGGCAACTGGCGCCGACCAAGCAGTTCGATCCGGACGACCTGGAAGCTTTCTTCAAACTGCTGCCGACCAAACTGGGAACGCGCAAGCTGCGCCACGTGCTCGACACCCGCCACGACAGCTTCATGTGCGCCGACTACGTCAAGCTGGCGCGCAAGTACAAGGTCGCCAGCGTGTTCACCGACTCGCCCAAATTCCCCTCCTTCGCCGACGTCACCAGCGATTTCGTTTACGCCCGCTTGATGAACGCGCAGAGCGAACAAGTGACCGGCTACACCAAGCCGGCGCTGAAGAAATGGGCGGCGGTCGCGCAGCAATGGCAAGCCGGCGCGCTGCCGCCGGAGCTGCCGTATGTGGAGCCGCCGCCGTCATCGGCCAAAGCCGCCGGCAAGGCGCGCGCGGTGTTCGTCTACTTCATCAACGGGGCCAAGGAACGTGCCCCCGCCGCCGCCCAGCACTTGATCGGACTGCTGTGA